One segment of Anomalospiza imberbis isolate Cuckoo-Finch-1a 21T00152 chromosome 2, ASM3175350v1, whole genome shotgun sequence DNA contains the following:
- the LOC137469062 gene encoding collagenase 3-like → MMQSGLAAVFFFLLGLSFCLTIPIPLEDSHEFTEKDLQFAERYLRTHYDLRPNPAGIMRKSGNTVAAKLREMQAFFGLEVTGKLDEETYELMQKPRCGVPDVGEYNFFPRKLKWSKMNLTYRIMNYTSDLRRNEVDRAFKKAFKVWSDVTPLNFTRIRSGIADIMISFGTKEHGDFYPFDGPSGLLAHAFPPGPDYGGDAHFDDDEVWSDDSKGYNLFLVAAHEFGHSLGLEHSRDPGALMFPIYTYTGKTGFVLPDDDVQGIQELYGAGEKDPNPKHPKTPEKCDVELSLDAITELRGEMLVFKDRFFWRLHPQMVEAELVLLKSFWPELPNKIDAAYENPIKDLVFMFKGKKVWALNGYDIVEDFPKKIYEMGFPKEMKRIDAAVHVKDTGKTLFFTGNKYWSYDEEAEVMDAGYPRLIEEEFAGIGDKVDAVYERNGYLYFFNGPLQFEYSIWSQRIVRVLHTNSLFWC, encoded by the exons ATGATGCAATCAGGACTtgcagctgttttctttttcttgttggGTTTGTCATTTTGCCTGACAATCCCTATTCCCCTTGAAGACAGCCATGAATTCACAGAAAAGGACCTTCAGTTTGCAGAG CGCTATCTCAGGACTCACTATGATCTCCGTCCGAATCCTGCTGGCATAATGAGGAAGAGTGGGAACACAGTCGCAGCCAAACTTCGGGAAATGCAAGCTTTTTTTGGCTTGGAGGTGACAGGCAAACTAGACGAAGAAACATATGAGCTGATGCAGAAACCAAGATGTGGTGTCCCAGATGTGGGggaatataattttttccctAGAAAACTCAAATGGTCAAAAATGAATTTGACATACAG AATTATGAATTACACTTCAGATCTGAGACGTAATGAAGTAGACAGAGCTTtcaaaaaagcatttaaagttTGGTCTGATGTGACTCCACTGAACTTCACCAGAATACGAAGTGGCATAGCTGATATCATGATCTCCTTTGGCACTAAAG AACATGGTGACTTCTACCCTTTTGATGGACCCTCTGGACTACTGGCACATGCTTTTCCCCCGGGCCCAGACTATGGAGGAGATGCTCATTTTGATGATGATGAAGTTTGGTCAGATGATTCTAAAG GTTATAACTTGTTTCTTGTTGCTGCCCATGAATTTGGTCATTCACTGGGACTTGAACACTCTAGAGACCCTGGAGCTTTGATGTTCCCAATCTACACATACACTGGAAAAACTGGTTTCGTGCTTCCTGATGACGATGTGCAAGGGATCCAAGAACTCTATG gtgctggagaaaaagatcccaacccaaaacatcccaaaacacCAGAGAAATGTGATGTAGAATTATCACTTGATGCAATAACAGAACTTCGTGGAGAAATGCTGGTCTTCaaggacag GTTTTTCTGGCGACTGCACCCTCAGATGGTAGAGGCAGAACTGGTGTTACTTAAGTCCTTTTGGCCAGAGCTTCCAAATAAAATAGATGCAGCTTATGAAAATCCCATCAAAGATCTTGTGTTCATGTTTAAAG gaaagaaagTCTGGGCTTTGAATGGTTACGACATAGTTGAAGACTTCCCTAAAAAGATATATGAAATGGGTTTcccaaaagaaatgaaaagaataGATGCAGCTGTCCATGTTAAAGACACGGGCAAGACTCTCTTTTTCACTGGAAATAAGTACTGGAG TTATGATGAAGAGGCAGAGGTTATGGACGCAGGCTACCCCAGGCTGATAGAGGAAGAATTCGCAGGAATTGGTGATAAAGTGGATGCAGTCTATGAAAGAAATG gTTACCTCTACTTCTTCAATGGACCACTGCAGTTTGAATATAGCATCTGGAGTCAAAGAATTGTCCGTGTCCTGCATACTAACTCCCTGTTTTGGTGCTAA